A segment of the Candidatus Methanoperedens sp. genome:
TGAGTTTTGCCTCGCGCATCTCTTTTGCCAGTTCTATTAATTCTTCAATAACTTGCGCAGTCTCTATACTCTTATTCTGGTATCTTTTGATCGCTTTTTCCAACATATCTGCAAAAGACTTACCCTGCATCAGATTCTTTTTTGACCTTGTTTTTATTTCATCATTCAAAAGCTTTCTGAGCAATTCAAATGCAAGATTCTTGTGGGGCATTCTTTTAACTTCAGCTAAAAATTCGTCCGAAAGTATTGAGATGTCGGGTTTTTTCAATCCAACAGAATCAAAGATATCTATCACTTTATCTAAAACAATTGCCTTAGATATAATCTGCCTGATAGCGGAATCCAGTTCTTCCTGCGGTTTACCCGCTATTATCGTGGTTTTCGCAAGCACTGATCTTACTACATGGAAAAATCCAACATCATCTCTAATCTTTAAAGCTTCCTCGTGCGGTACTGCAAGGGCGAATGCCTGCGATAATCTGGTTACATACTCAAGATATCTCTCTTTACCATTTTCCTGGTTTAGTACATGCTCCATAGCCGCTGGAATAATAGACATCTTATCCCTCGGCAGCGCCGTGAAGAATCTTTCATAATCAAATCCATGGAATAGTTCTGCCACAAGTTCATATTTTTCAAGCATTAATGCAACCGCTTCCTCTTTATCAAGTACAGTTTTACCCCTGCCACCACTTTCGGTATAGTCAGATAATGCTTTCTTTAACTCATCTGCTATTCCCAGATAATCAACGACGAGTCCTCCTTTTTTATCCTTAAAAACACGATTCACCCTTGCGATTGCCTGCATCAATCCATGGCTTCGCATTGGTTTGTCGATATACATAGTATGCAGACTTGGCGCATCAAATCCTGTCAGCCACATGTCCCGCACGATAGCAATTCTAAGAGGGTCGCCAGGGTCTTTCATGCGATCTCCAAGAACCCTGCGTCGCGGTTTAGTCCGGATATGCTCCTGCCAGCTCACATCGTCGCTTGCTGAACCTGTCATGATAACCTTGATAATTCCTCCGTCGTCGTCCCGATGATACCATTCCGGTCTCAATTTAACGATCTCATTGTGGAGATCAATGCAGATGCGCCGGCTCATACAGACGATCATGCCTTTTCCATCAAGTACTTCAAGACGCTTCTCAAAATGATCTACAATATCCTGAGCGATTTGTTTTAAGCGTTTTTCGCTCCCGACTATAGCTTC
Coding sequences within it:
- a CDS encoding type I restriction endonuclease subunit R, coding for MFLAVVITKGKSWAIEATLTASSPRGDKRCGVVWHTQGSGKSLTMAFYTGKLVLALDNPTIVVLTDRNDLDDQLFGTFSRCHELLRQKPVQAASRSELKELLTVASGGVVFTTIQKFFPEEKGDRYPLLSERRNIIVIADEAHRSQYDFIDGFARHIRDALPNASFIGFTGTPIEKSDRSTPAVFGNYIDVYDIEQAVEDGATVRIYYESRLAKLELKPEERPKIDPEFEDVTEGEEVEKKEKLKSKWARLEAIVGSEKRLKQIAQDIVDHFEKRLEVLDGKGMIVCMSRRICIDLHNEIVKLRPEWYHRDDDGGIIKVIMTGSASDDVSWQEHIRTKPRRRVLGDRMKDPGDPLRIAIVRDMWLTGFDAPSLHTMYIDKPMRSHGLMQAIARVNRVFKDKKGGLVVDYLGIADELKKALSDYTESGGRGKTVLDKEEAVALMLEKYELVAELFHGFDYERFFTALPRDKMSIIPAAMEHVLNQENGKERYLEYVTRLSQAFALAVPHEEALKIRDDVGFFHVVRSVLAKTTIIAGKPQEELDSAIRQIISKAIVLDKVIDIFDSVGLKKPDISILSDEFLAEVKRMPHKNLAFELLRKLLNDEIKTRSKKNLMQGKSFADMLEKAIKRYQNKSIETAQVIEELIELAKEMREAKLRGEKLNLNEEELAFYDALEVNDSAVKVLGDEKLTIIARELVDTVRKNVTIDWTLKESVQAKLRVMVKRILKKHGYPPDKQKKATETVLEQAKLICKDLAEV